The nucleotide window GAAAGCGAAGCTGTCGTCGAAGCTGCTCCGGCCGCTGAAGAAGCCGCTTCCTCCGAGGAAGCATCTGCGTAAAATTTCTGTCATAGCAATATGCTAAGACAACATCTTAAAGGAGATATTTAAGATGGCTGCTATTACTGCTGCTTTGGTTAAAGACCTGCGCGAGAAATCCGGCGCGGGCATGATGGACTGCAAAAAGGCCTTGAGCGAAACCGATGGCGACATCGATGCCGCCATTGACTGGCTGCGCACCAAGGGTCTTGCCGCCGCCGCCAAAAAGGCCGGTCGCATCGCCGCCGAAGGTCTTGTCGGCGTTGCCGTCGAAGGCAACACCGGCGCCGTGGTCGAAGTGAACTCCGAAACCGACTTCGTGTCGCGTAACGACCAGTTCCAGTCTTTCGTGTCCACCGTCGCCAAGCTGGCCTTGACGTCGAACGGCGATCTCGATGCGCTGAACGCCATGGATTATCCGGGCACCGGGCGCACCGTTGCGGATGAACTGACCCACTTGATCTCGACCATCGGTGAAAACATGAACATCCGCCGCGTGCAGGTGCTCAGCGTCGATGGTGGCGAAGTGGCTTCCTACATGCACGGCGCAATCGCCGATGGCCTGGGCAAAATCGGCGTTCTG belongs to Magnetovibrio sp. and includes:
- the tsf gene encoding translation elongation factor Ts, with the protein product MAAITAALVKDLREKSGAGMMDCKKALSETDGDIDAAIDWLRTKGLAAAAKKAGRIAAEGLVGVAVEGNTGAVVEVNSETDFVSRNDQFQSFVSTVAKLALTSNGDLDALNAMDYPGTGRTVADELTHLISTIGENMNIRRVQVLSVDGGEVASYMHGAIADGLGKIGVLVAATGADAASFGKQVAMHVAAVNPASLSRDDLDPELLEREKQVLTEQARESGKPEEIIEKMIVGRISKYFAEVCLLEQTFVIDGESKVGKAAEAAGVDIKGFVRFGLGEGIEKKQEDFAAEVAAVAGV